A region of Cyanobium sp. ATX 6F1 DNA encodes the following proteins:
- a CDS encoding sigma factor SigF: MFPPFPCHSTPEEAREARRRHLQRKLQALSFWRDGVERQLAALQAAISTLEQQIARD, translated from the coding sequence ATGTTCCCCCCTTTCCCTTGTCATTCCACCCCAGAAGAGGCACGGGAGGCGCGGCGGCGCCATCTGCAGCGCAAGCTCCAGGCCCTGAGCTTCTGGCGGGATGGGGTGGAGCGGCAGCTGGCGGCGCTCCAGGCGGCCATCAGCACGCTGGAGCAACAAATCGCCCGTGATTGA
- a CDS encoding sigma-70 family RNA polymerase sigma factor produces MRERNRRVEQYRAVVRPIAFHYAGICREQAEDLQQVGLLGLIRAAELYQNAREIPFEAFARHHIRGAILHYLRDCAPTVRLPRRQQELADRVRATSRQLSQDLGRAPADRELRAALGLSPLQWQRFEQASRFRRIEALEHDPAIAVEPEAPIELEPPIAALAAMAQLESRQGQVVKRVVLGGASLRQVARELEVSPMTAHRLLRRGLDRMRQLLGAEAAPINHGRFVAPAC; encoded by the coding sequence GTGCGAGAGCGCAACCGCCGCGTGGAGCAGTACCGCGCCGTCGTTCGCCCGATTGCCTTTCACTACGCCGGGATCTGCCGTGAGCAGGCGGAGGATCTGCAACAGGTGGGGCTGCTGGGGCTGATCCGGGCGGCGGAGCTGTACCAGAACGCCCGGGAGATCCCCTTCGAGGCCTTTGCCCGCCACCACATCCGTGGAGCGATCCTTCATTACCTCCGTGATTGCGCCCCCACCGTGCGCTTGCCCCGCCGTCAGCAGGAACTGGCGGACAGGGTGCGGGCCACCAGCCGGCAGCTGAGCCAGGATCTGGGCCGGGCTCCCGCTGATCGCGAGCTGCGCGCTGCCCTTGGCCTCAGCCCTCTGCAATGGCAGCGCTTCGAGCAGGCCAGTCGCTTCAGGCGGATCGAGGCGCTTGAGCACGATCCGGCCATTGCGGTCGAGCCGGAGGCTCCCATCGAGCTGGAGCCGCCGATCGCGGCGTTGGCGGCGATGGCGCAGCTGGAATCCCGCCAGGGTCAGGTGGTGAAGAGGGTGGTGCTCGGTGGCGCCAGCCTGCGTCAGGTGGCCCGGGAGCTCGAGGTGAGCCCGATGACCGCCCACCGCTTGCTGCGCAGGGGTCTAGACAGGATGCGGCAGCTGTTGGGGGCGGAAGCTGCCCCCATCAATCACGGGCGATTTGTTGCTCCAGCGTGCTGA
- a CDS encoding DUF3370 family protein → MAWAYVPLMAGQSARPLQGNFNNVPVLHSNQPEEVLGAGILVNTAPGSALTAETGQPLANAAFTFNGDFGLHVHHKYTPQEGAQASAGRYRAELTLATILINSGYAPVRIRFDRGAVSNSFEAPYRPSYLMGVKPLGPRPWNTGPGDATAVMMLRGKLDARVPTEVVVPARSRMVLFRTQLPAQGIANGLLKGRSDGPFQMAVVAAENPQNDYDIVAVLDQGVLAPGRIYLNRLADIESGRVFSRVAGVAYGDAYQASLNYDLRQAPLHVPLTSTNRHNFGTGEVQVNPLASRMLDSSLDNVGTYGVRYDVQLNLVGNGPYVLALSHPTPNGRNFTAFRGSIGIETAEGYREVHVGMRSGESLALTTLNLRPGVINTVKVSLVYPADCTPGHLLSVVPELQLAQLFERERQVQLARAAAARPAAAAPAPPEVAANGNPAAKTTPGAKPRTPSASANRRRTNPAAPWSRPVAPPPLINNSLIGNPSAGVNQMPPAFIPPARMSQTLIERYQQAVDAQQRIIRNLMGR, encoded by the coding sequence ATGGCCTGGGCCTATGTGCCCCTGATGGCCGGGCAGTCGGCTCGGCCCTTGCAGGGCAACTTCAACAACGTGCCGGTGTTGCACTCCAATCAGCCCGAGGAGGTCCTCGGAGCTGGAATCCTGGTCAACACGGCCCCAGGCTCGGCGCTGACCGCTGAAACCGGTCAGCCCCTCGCCAATGCCGCCTTCACCTTCAACGGTGATTTCGGGTTGCATGTGCACCACAAATACACCCCCCAGGAGGGAGCCCAGGCCAGTGCCGGGCGTTACCGCGCCGAGCTCACCCTGGCCACGATTCTGATCAACTCCGGCTACGCGCCGGTACGCATCCGCTTTGATCGTGGCGCCGTCAGCAACAGCTTTGAGGCTCCCTACCGCCCCAGCTACCTGATGGGGGTCAAGCCCCTGGGTCCCCGTCCCTGGAACACCGGGCCAGGAGATGCCACGGCGGTGATGATGTTGCGCGGAAAGCTCGACGCCCGTGTTCCGACCGAAGTGGTGGTGCCTGCACGCAGCCGCATGGTGCTGTTCCGCACCCAGTTGCCCGCCCAGGGCATCGCCAACGGTCTGCTCAAGGGCCGCAGCGATGGCCCCTTCCAGATGGCCGTGGTCGCCGCGGAGAATCCCCAGAACGACTACGACATCGTGGCCGTGTTGGACCAGGGGGTGCTGGCACCCGGGCGGATCTACCTGAACCGGCTGGCCGACATCGAAAGCGGGCGGGTCTTCTCCCGGGTTGCCGGCGTGGCCTACGGCGATGCCTACCAGGCTTCGCTGAATTACGACCTGCGCCAGGCCCCCCTGCATGTGCCCTTGACCAGCACCAACCGTCACAACTTCGGCACTGGCGAAGTTCAGGTGAATCCCTTGGCCAGCCGCATGCTGGATTCCTCCCTCGACAACGTCGGCACCTACGGGGTGCGCTACGACGTCCAGCTGAATCTGGTGGGCAATGGCCCCTACGTGCTGGCCTTGAGCCATCCAACCCCTAATGGCCGGAACTTCACGGCCTTTCGAGGCTCGATCGGCATCGAGACCGCAGAGGGCTACCGGGAGGTCCACGTGGGCATGCGTTCCGGCGAAAGCCTTGCCCTGACGACCTTGAACCTGCGACCCGGTGTCATCAACACGGTCAAGGTCAGCCTTGTTTATCCCGCCGACTGCACACCAGGACACCTGCTCAGCGTGGTGCCCGAACTGCAGTTGGCCCAATTGTTCGAGCGGGAGCGCCAGGTGCAACTCGCCCGGGCGGCAGCGGCCCGCCCGGCGGCAGCGGCGCCTGCACCGCCGGAGGTGGCGGCCAATGGCAACCCCGCAGCCAAGACCACCCCCGGCGCCAAGCCCCGAACCCCATCGGCGTCGGCCAATCGACGGCGCACCAACCCGGCGGCCCCATGGAGCAGGCCTGTAGCGCCTCCGCCCTTGATCAACAATTCCCTGATCGGCAACCCCTCCGCCGGTGTGAACCAAATGCCTCCGGCGTTCATTCCACCGGCCCGCATGAGTCAGACCCTGATTGAGCGCTACCAGCAGGCGGTGGACGCCCAACAGCGGATCATCAGGAATCTGATGGGGCGCTGA
- a CDS encoding ATP adenylyltransferase has protein sequence MRAERFWRAALEVSRTAASSGALIPLSTERLELPNCAPFILRRLQGAPPRHLREPGPRPNPFLPWDRPLEVGPLGPDHLLLLNKYPVQDGHLLLITQRWLPQSGWLSVSDWQAVAEVGADTGGLWFFNNSPTAGASQPHRHLQLLPRASGEPSCPLAADLLAQLDGRAALWPWAYRLDRRGPGDGNDLADLYAHHCASLGLGRPARDPQPLHPYNLLFDDDWFLTIRRSREHGAGFSVNALGFAGYLLLTGHSDLDWLQRHGPLRLLQEVAAPAAG, from the coding sequence GTGCGGGCTGAACGGTTCTGGCGGGCGGCGCTGGAGGTCAGCCGCACGGCCGCCAGCAGCGGTGCCCTGATCCCCCTGAGCACCGAACGGTTGGAGCTTCCCAACTGTGCCCCGTTCATCCTCAGGCGCCTGCAGGGGGCGCCACCGCGCCATCTGCGTGAACCGGGGCCCCGTCCCAATCCCTTCCTCCCCTGGGATCGGCCCCTGGAAGTGGGCCCCCTGGGGCCCGACCACCTGCTGCTGCTCAATAAATATCCTGTCCAGGATGGCCACCTTCTGCTGATCACCCAGCGCTGGCTACCCCAGAGCGGCTGGCTGAGCGTCAGTGACTGGCAGGCGGTGGCTGAGGTGGGGGCCGACACGGGCGGCCTGTGGTTCTTCAACAACTCCCCGACCGCCGGCGCCAGTCAGCCCCATCGCCATCTGCAGTTGCTGCCCCGGGCCAGCGGCGAGCCCAGCTGCCCGCTGGCCGCCGATCTGCTCGCCCAGCTCGACGGGCGAGCCGCGCTCTGGCCATGGGCGTACCGGTTGGATCGGCGCGGCCCCGGCGATGGCAACGATCTGGCGGATCTGTACGCGCACCATTGCGCCAGTCTTGGTCTCGGCCGTCCTGCCCGTGATCCCCAGCCCCTGCACCCCTACAACCTGCTGTTTGACGATGACTGGTTCCTGACGATCCGGCGCAGCCGGGAGCATGGGGCCGGCTTCAGTGTCAATGCTCTGGGATTCGCCGGGTACCTGCTGCTGACCGGTCACTCCGATCTCGACTGGCTGCAGCGCCACGGCCCCCTGCGCCTGCTGCAGGAGGTGGCGGCCCCAGCGGCTGGATGA
- a CDS encoding branched-chain amino acid transaminase, with protein MHQFLPFAWFGGQIVPFPEATLSVATHALHYGTGAFGGMRALPNPADANEILLFRADRHARRLSQSARLLLTELSEQRIHESIRLFLQANRPTTPVYLRPFVYTSDLGIAPRLHDIQTDFLIYGIELGDYLSPDGVSCRISSWTRQEDRSLPLRGKISGAYITSSLAKTEAFKSGFDEALLLNSRGKVSEASGMNLFMVRDGVLITPGVDQDILEGITRASVLELARDLGIPTLERAVDKTELFVADEVFLTGTAARVTPVRRIESTDLATDRPVMERLRDRLTAITEGRDSAYDHWVTRVRLSD; from the coding sequence ATGCATCAGTTCCTTCCCTTCGCCTGGTTCGGCGGTCAGATCGTTCCCTTTCCGGAAGCGACCCTGTCGGTGGCCACCCATGCCCTGCACTACGGCACCGGGGCCTTCGGGGGCATGCGTGCCCTGCCCAATCCGGCCGATGCGAACGAGATCCTGCTGTTCCGCGCCGACCGCCACGCCAGGCGCCTGAGCCAGAGCGCCCGGCTGCTGCTCACCGAGCTCAGTGAGCAACGCATTCATGAGTCGATCCGCCTGTTTCTTCAGGCCAACCGCCCCACCACACCGGTGTACCTGCGGCCCTTCGTCTACACCAGCGATCTGGGCATCGCCCCCCGCCTCCACGACATCCAGACCGATTTCCTGATCTATGGGATTGAACTGGGGGATTACCTCTCCCCCGACGGGGTGAGCTGTCGCATCAGCAGCTGGACCCGTCAGGAGGACCGCTCTCTGCCCCTGCGGGGCAAGATCAGTGGTGCCTACATCACCAGTTCCCTGGCCAAGACCGAAGCCTTCAAGAGTGGTTTCGACGAAGCGCTGCTGCTCAACAGCCGCGGCAAGGTGAGCGAGGCCAGCGGCATGAACCTGTTCATGGTGCGCGACGGGGTGCTGATCACACCGGGCGTTGATCAGGACATCCTCGAGGGCATCACCCGCGCCAGCGTGTTGGAGTTGGCGAGGGATCTGGGCATTCCCACCCTGGAGCGGGCCGTCGACAAGACCGAGCTGTTCGTGGCCGACGAGGTGTTCCTCACCGGCACGGCCGCCCGCGTCACCCCCGTGCGCCGCATCGAAAGCACCGATCTGGCCACCGATCGGCCGGTGATGGAGCGCCTGCGAGATCGTCTCACCGCGATCACGGAGGGTCGCGATTCCGCCTATGACCACTGGGTCACCCGTGTGCGCCTGAGCGATTGA
- a CDS encoding DUF4090 family protein, whose translation MAIAGPAGVDEAIASGLDLDGTPLPAAMLELYNEVMALEAQRARSGVRKSMRNRIVRTGAKHLDQASLDARLLAAGWEGLKAKEIAFFYG comes from the coding sequence ATGGCCATCGCAGGACCCGCCGGAGTTGATGAGGCGATTGCCTCCGGCCTTGATCTCGATGGCACGCCCTTGCCTGCCGCGATGCTGGAGCTCTACAACGAGGTGATGGCGCTGGAGGCCCAGCGGGCCCGCAGCGGTGTGCGCAAGTCGATGCGCAACCGGATCGTGCGTACCGGTGCCAAACACCTCGATCAGGCCAGCCTGGACGCAAGGCTGCTGGCAGCGGGCTGGGAGGGCCTGAAAGCCAAGGAGATCGCCTTCTTCTACGGCTGA
- a CDS encoding DUF2237 family protein — translation MGSSTPQTQALNVLGQPLELCSCEPLTGWTRDGSCSTGPGDHGLHTVCCVITESFLSYSKAQGNDLSTPMPAYRFPGLQPGDHWCVCAARWLEAHEDGMAPPVLLKASEASTLGLIPLKLLEENAADV, via the coding sequence ATGGGCTCTTCCACTCCCCAAACCCAGGCCCTGAACGTGCTCGGCCAGCCCCTGGAGCTCTGCAGTTGTGAGCCTCTGACCGGGTGGACCCGGGACGGCAGTTGCAGCACCGGTCCGGGGGACCACGGCCTGCATACGGTCTGCTGTGTGATCACCGAATCGTTCCTGAGCTACAGCAAGGCCCAGGGCAACGATCTCTCCACCCCGATGCCCGCCTACCGCTTTCCGGGGCTCCAGCCTGGAGATCATTGGTGTGTCTGCGCCGCCCGCTGGCTGGAAGCCCATGAAGACGGCATGGCTCCACCGGTGCTGCTCAAGGCCAGCGAGGCCTCGACCCTGGGTCTGATTCCCCTGAAGCTGCTGGAGGAGAATGCCGCCGACGTGTGA
- a CDS encoding SpoIID/LytB domain-containing protein, producing the protein MVLLRSRRHWLALGRRWRSGFSRQARLKTILLTAPVGFGALGIGFMAQGLVPSTPMVDAPLIDAMLQAPPPSPPRASPSTPVAGGDQPDPLRGVQSRKATAAAGGSGQLSLAEPEAGSPLDLEIRVALLNQPASLQLGAQGPWLLRDRSGQVLRQGGAGSGLEVSGWSDLPAELWFETPGGEPVSVQGRLYDGRLRVVRQGGSYTVVNHLSLERYIASVVGSEMPSSWNIEALRAQAVAARSYALAHMARPASAHWHLGNTTRWQAYRGLESVNQRTLRAAASTAGVILSYQGGIVESLYAANQQIVLEAHGHLGASMSQEGAQQLASQGLRYNAILGRYYQGASLARLRAGAG; encoded by the coding sequence TTGGTCTTGCTCAGGAGCCGTCGTCACTGGCTTGCCCTCGGGCGTCGATGGCGCTCCGGTTTTTCGCGCCAGGCGCGGCTGAAAACCATTCTGCTGACGGCACCGGTTGGATTCGGGGCCCTGGGGATCGGCTTCATGGCCCAGGGGCTGGTGCCCAGCACCCCCATGGTCGATGCTCCGTTGATCGACGCCATGCTTCAGGCACCGCCGCCGTCGCCGCCCCGCGCTTCCCCTTCCACTCCCGTCGCCGGGGGCGACCAGCCTGATCCCCTGCGCGGGGTGCAGTCACGCAAAGCCACCGCTGCCGCCGGCGGTTCAGGCCAGCTCAGCCTGGCGGAACCCGAGGCCGGCTCACCACTCGATCTGGAGATCCGGGTGGCGCTGTTGAATCAGCCCGCCAGTTTGCAGCTTGGGGCCCAGGGCCCTTGGCTGCTGCGCGACCGCTCTGGCCAGGTGCTACGTCAGGGAGGGGCCGGCAGTGGCCTGGAGGTGTCTGGGTGGTCTGATCTGCCTGCTGAACTCTGGTTCGAGACCCCTGGCGGCGAACCGGTGAGCGTGCAGGGTCGCCTCTACGACGGTCGCCTGCGCGTGGTTCGTCAAGGTGGGAGCTACACCGTGGTCAATCACCTGTCGCTGGAGCGCTACATCGCCTCGGTGGTGGGCTCGGAAATGCCCAGCTCCTGGAACATCGAGGCGCTTCGGGCCCAGGCGGTCGCCGCCCGTTCCTATGCCCTGGCGCACATGGCCCGCCCCGCCAGTGCCCATTGGCACCTGGGCAACACCACCCGCTGGCAGGCCTACCGCGGTCTGGAATCGGTCAATCAACGCACCCTGCGGGCCGCCGCCAGCACCGCCGGCGTGATCCTGAGTTATCAGGGCGGCATCGTGGAAAGCCTCTATGCGGCCAACCAGCAGATCGTTCTGGAGGCCCACGGGCATCTGGGGGCCAGCATGAGCCAGGAGGGGGCCCAGCAACTCGCCTCCCAGGGCCTTCGCTACAACGCCATCCTCGGCCGTTACTACCAGGGGGCCTCCCTGGCCCGGCTCAGGGCGGGTGCGGGCTGA
- a CDS encoding NAD(P)H-dependent glycerol-3-phosphate dehydrogenase — MSMRVLVLGKGAWGRTLVTLLERQGHRVQAWSRSGGGDPGLLLAQQELVLAAVAMAGVGDLALRLAPQWPQGLPLLSCSKGLDPERLSTPSQLWEDAIAGLPLVVLSGPNLATELDQGLPAASVLASRHRDLATALQRQLSGDGLRLYTNNDPLGTEVAGALKNVMAVAAGVCDGLGLGANAKASLLTRGLAEMGVVIEGLGGQISTLYGLAGLGDLLATANSPLSRNYRYGALRADGLAHQQALAKVGATVEGAATALAVTRLADQRLWHLPICEQVADLVQERARPEESVRSLMDRALKGE, encoded by the coding sequence ATGAGTATGCGCGTCTTGGTGCTGGGCAAGGGGGCTTGGGGACGAACCTTGGTGACGCTGCTGGAGCGCCAGGGCCATCGGGTGCAGGCCTGGTCACGCAGCGGTGGTGGGGATCCAGGCCTGCTGTTGGCCCAGCAGGAGCTGGTGCTGGCGGCGGTGGCGATGGCGGGGGTGGGCGATCTGGCCCTGCGGCTGGCCCCCCAATGGCCCCAGGGACTGCCTCTGTTGAGCTGCAGCAAAGGATTGGACCCGGAGCGCCTCAGCACCCCTTCCCAGCTCTGGGAGGACGCGATTGCCGGACTGCCGCTGGTGGTGCTCAGCGGTCCGAATCTGGCCACTGAGCTGGATCAAGGCTTGCCCGCCGCCAGCGTGCTGGCCTCCCGCCATCGGGACCTTGCCACGGCCCTGCAACGGCAATTGAGCGGCGATGGCCTGCGGCTCTACACCAACAACGATCCTCTTGGGACGGAGGTGGCGGGTGCGCTCAAGAACGTGATGGCGGTCGCTGCCGGGGTCTGTGATGGCCTGGGGCTCGGGGCCAATGCCAAGGCCTCCCTGCTGACCCGGGGGCTGGCGGAGATGGGGGTGGTGATCGAAGGCCTGGGGGGACAGATCAGCACCCTCTACGGCCTGGCGGGCCTGGGTGATCTGCTCGCGACGGCCAACAGTCCGCTCAGTCGCAACTACCGCTACGGAGCGCTGCGGGCGGATGGGCTTGCCCACCAGCAGGCCCTGGCCAAGGTGGGAGCCACGGTGGAAGGCGCCGCCACGGCGCTGGCGGTGACCCGCCTGGCCGACCAGCGGCTCTGGCACCTTCCGATTTGTGAGCAGGTGGCGGACCTGGTCCAGGAGCGGGCCAGACCCGAGGAGAGTGTGCGGTCACTGATGGATCGCGCCCTCAAAGGTGAATGA
- the metH gene encoding methionine synthase, producing MGFLERLHSPEHPVLVFDGATGTSLQQMNLSAEDFGGPALEGCNENLVFTRPDVVQAVHRQFLEVGCDVIETDTFGAASIVLAEYDLQDQAFAMNKRAAELAREVAAEYSTPDQPRFVAGSMGPTTKLPTLGHIDFDTMKASYREQAEGLIAGDVDLFIVETCQDVLQIKAALQGIEEAFTSTGVRRPLMVSVTMETTGTMLVGSDIAAVVAILEPFPIDVLGLNCATGPEQMKEHVRYLSEHCPFVISCIPNAGLPENVGGVAHYRLTPLELRLQLLHFVEDLGVQVIGGCCGTTPAHIGALSELAKGLKPHPRRVRTPDQQQQRPPLAYEPAVASIYGVTPYLQDNSFLIIGERLNASGSKKVRELLNAEDWDGLVAVARGQVKENAHVLDVNVDYVGRDGERDMHELVSRLVTNVNLPLMLDSTEWQKMEVGLKVAGGKCLLNSTNYEDGDERYFKVLELAKAYGAGVVVGTIDEEGMARTAERKFAIAQRAYRDALEYGIPAHELFYDPLALPISTGIEEDRKNASATIEAIRLIRERLPGVHVVLGVSNVSFGLSPAARIVLNSVFLSDCCAAGMDAAIISPAKILPLAKISPEHQQVCRDLINDARRFEGGVCVYDPLTELTKLFEGVSAREARASGPSLADLPVEERLKQHIIDGERIGLEVALQEGLLSYEPLHIINTFLLDGMKVVGELFGSGQMQLPFVLQSAETMKSAVAFLEPLMDRIEGADGSSQRRAKAKFLIATVKGDVHDIGKNLVDIILTNNGYEVINLGIKQPVEVIIEAQKTHQADCIAMSGLLVKSTAFMKDNLKAFNEAGIDVPVILGGAALTPKFVNKDCRSVYHGQVIYGRDAFADLRFMEAYVEAREAGQWEAKSGFLAGAPTGLGLEAAASDESDANGDGGDASSSSTAALSDPDEAFEAHPLPTQDRSAVVPEEPALTPPFWGSQVLQEQEIPLEEVFAYLDRQALFAGQWQLRKAKDQSREDYEALLAEKAEPVLAEWTQRCLEEELLTPRVAYGYFPAGRAGNALRVFDPADPTQALGHFDLPRQRGGNRYCIADFYRDLVDGQPVDVLPMQAVTMGEKATALARDLFAADRYSDYLYFHGLGVQLAEALAEWTHARIRRELGFGAEEPVALRDVLAQRYRGSRYSFGYPACPNVADSRQQLAWLGAERVGLRMDESDQLEPEQSTTALVALHSRARYFSV from the coding sequence ATGGGCTTCCTGGAGCGGCTGCACAGCCCCGAGCACCCGGTGCTGGTGTTCGATGGCGCCACGGGCACCTCGCTCCAGCAGATGAATCTCAGCGCCGAGGATTTCGGTGGTCCGGCCCTGGAGGGTTGCAACGAGAACCTGGTTTTCACCCGTCCGGATGTGGTCCAGGCGGTGCACCGCCAGTTCCTGGAGGTGGGATGCGATGTGATCGAGACCGACACCTTCGGCGCCGCCTCGATCGTGCTGGCGGAGTACGACCTGCAGGATCAGGCCTTCGCCATGAACAAACGGGCGGCCGAACTGGCCCGGGAGGTGGCGGCGGAGTACAGCACCCCCGATCAGCCGCGTTTCGTGGCCGGTTCCATGGGCCCCACCACCAAGTTGCCCACCCTGGGCCACATCGACTTCGACACGATGAAGGCGTCCTACCGGGAGCAGGCCGAAGGGCTGATCGCCGGTGATGTCGATCTGTTCATCGTCGAGACCTGCCAGGACGTGCTCCAGATCAAGGCGGCCCTGCAGGGGATCGAGGAGGCCTTCACGTCCACCGGTGTCCGTCGGCCGCTGATGGTCTCGGTGACGATGGAGACAACGGGCACCATGCTCGTTGGCTCCGACATCGCCGCCGTGGTGGCGATTCTCGAGCCGTTCCCGATCGATGTGCTCGGTCTCAACTGCGCTACGGGCCCAGAGCAGATGAAGGAGCACGTGCGCTACCTGAGCGAGCACTGTCCGTTTGTGATCAGCTGCATTCCCAACGCCGGTCTGCCGGAGAACGTGGGTGGCGTGGCCCATTACCGCCTCACCCCCCTGGAGTTGCGCCTGCAGCTGCTGCATTTCGTCGAGGATCTGGGGGTGCAGGTGATCGGTGGCTGCTGCGGCACCACCCCGGCCCACATCGGGGCCCTCTCGGAGTTGGCGAAGGGCTTGAAACCCCATCCCCGGCGCGTGCGTACCCCTGACCAGCAGCAGCAGCGGCCTCCCCTGGCCTATGAACCGGCCGTGGCTTCGATCTACGGCGTCACCCCTTATCTACAGGACAACTCCTTTTTGATCATCGGTGAGCGGCTGAATGCGAGCGGCTCCAAGAAGGTGCGCGAGCTGCTCAACGCCGAAGACTGGGATGGCCTGGTGGCGGTGGCCCGGGGCCAGGTGAAGGAGAACGCCCATGTGCTCGATGTGAATGTCGACTACGTGGGTCGTGATGGCGAGCGTGACATGCACGAGTTGGTGAGCCGCCTGGTCACCAATGTGAACCTGCCACTGATGCTCGATTCAACTGAGTGGCAGAAGATGGAGGTCGGTCTGAAGGTGGCCGGTGGGAAATGTCTGCTCAATTCCACCAACTACGAAGACGGCGACGAGCGCTACTTCAAGGTTCTCGAACTGGCCAAGGCCTACGGCGCCGGGGTGGTGGTGGGCACCATCGATGAGGAAGGGATGGCACGCACGGCGGAGCGCAAGTTCGCCATCGCCCAGCGGGCCTACAGGGATGCCCTGGAATATGGCATTCCCGCCCACGAACTCTTCTATGACCCCCTGGCCCTACCCATTTCGACGGGCATCGAGGAAGACCGCAAGAACGCCTCGGCCACGATCGAGGCCATCCGACTGATCCGTGAGCGCTTGCCTGGTGTTCATGTGGTGCTGGGGGTGAGCAATGTGAGTTTCGGGCTTTCGCCGGCCGCCCGAATCGTGCTTAATTCGGTGTTCCTCAGCGATTGTTGTGCCGCCGGGATGGATGCGGCGATCATCAGCCCGGCGAAGATCCTGCCCCTGGCCAAGATCAGCCCCGAGCACCAGCAGGTCTGCCGCGATCTGATCAACGACGCCCGCCGTTTCGAGGGGGGTGTGTGCGTCTATGACCCGCTCACCGAGCTGACGAAGCTGTTCGAAGGTGTCAGTGCCCGGGAGGCCCGCGCCTCAGGACCCAGCCTGGCTGATCTGCCGGTGGAGGAGCGCCTCAAGCAACACATCATCGATGGGGAGCGCATCGGCCTGGAGGTTGCCCTCCAGGAGGGGTTGCTGAGCTACGAACCGCTTCACATCATCAACACCTTTCTGCTGGATGGCATGAAGGTGGTCGGGGAACTGTTCGGCTCCGGTCAGATGCAGCTGCCCTTCGTGCTCCAGAGCGCCGAGACGATGAAGTCGGCGGTGGCCTTCCTCGAGCCGCTGATGGATCGCATCGAGGGAGCGGATGGCTCCAGCCAACGCCGGGCCAAGGCCAAATTCCTGATCGCCACGGTCAAGGGTGATGTCCATGACATCGGCAAGAACCTGGTGGACATCATCCTCACCAACAACGGCTATGAAGTGATCAATCTTGGCATCAAACAGCCGGTGGAAGTGATCATCGAAGCCCAGAAGACTCATCAGGCTGATTGCATTGCCATGAGTGGCCTGTTGGTCAAATCCACAGCCTTCATGAAGGACAATCTGAAGGCGTTCAATGAGGCCGGCATCGATGTGCCGGTGATCCTGGGGGGTGCCGCCCTCACACCCAAATTCGTCAACAAGGATTGCCGTTCGGTGTACCACGGCCAGGTGATCTACGGCCGAGACGCGTTCGCCGACCTGCGCTTCATGGAGGCCTACGTTGAGGCCCGCGAGGCCGGCCAGTGGGAGGCGAAGAGCGGATTTCTGGCTGGGGCCCCCACCGGTCTGGGGCTCGAGGCCGCCGCCAGCGACGAGTCCGATGCCAACGGGGATGGCGGCGATGCCTCCAGCTCATCCACGGCCGCGCTCAGTGACCCTGACGAAGCGTTCGAGGCCCACCCGTTGCCGACGCAGGATCGATCCGCGGTGGTCCCCGAAGAGCCGGCCCTGACACCCCCGTTCTGGGGCAGCCAGGTGCTTCAGGAGCAGGAGATTCCCCTGGAGGAGGTCTTTGCCTACCTCGATCGCCAAGCCCTGTTCGCCGGCCAGTGGCAGCTGCGCAAGGCCAAGGACCAGAGCCGTGAGGACTACGAGGCCCTGCTGGCGGAGAAGGCTGAGCCGGTGCTGGCGGAATGGACCCAGCGCTGCCTGGAGGAGGAACTGCTGACCCCGCGGGTGGCCTACGGCTATTTCCCCGCTGGCCGCGCCGGCAACGCCCTGCGGGTGTTCGATCCCGCTGACCCCACCCAGGCCCTTGGCCACTTCGATCTACCCCGGCAGCGGGGCGGCAACCGTTACTGCATCGCTGATTTTTACCGGGATCTGGTGGATGGCCAGCCCGTCGACGTGCTGCCGATGCAGGCGGTCACCATGGGCGAAAAGGCCACGGCCCTCGCCCGCGACCTGTTCGCGGCCGATCGCTACAGCGATTACCTCTACTTCCATGGCCTGGGGGTGCAGCTGGCGGAAGCCCTGGCCGAGTGGACCCACGCCCGCATCCGCCGGGAGCTCGGCTTCGGGGCCGAAGAGCCCGTGGCCCTGCGGGATGTGCTGGCCCAGCGCTACCGCGGCAGCCGCTATTCCTTCGGCTATCCCGCCTGCCCCAACGTGGCTGATTCGCGCCAGCAGCTGGCTTGGCTGGGGGCTGAGCGTGTCGGCCTGCGGATGGACGAGAGCGATCAGCTGGAGCCCGAGCAGAGCACCACGGCCTTGGTGGCGCTCCACAGCCGTGCCCGTTACTTCAGCGTCTGA